The following proteins come from a genomic window of Falco rusticolus isolate bFalRus1 chromosome 9, bFalRus1.pri, whole genome shotgun sequence:
- the SETX gene encoding probable helicase senataxin isoform X3, translating to MSTCRWCTPSGSDTTEFLKSYASKQLPLEDFEGSNDDLCYCLECVVEYHKAREKLPRLHEVLWKLETSRLVAHIEKSMREEDGEDDELFIVDENGETPLSGYVGPDFENNLRVPLVEILKYPYLLLHDKVSELCVEVLCRMEQSHNSFQVFEKYPGIYLFLVHPNEVIRRWAILTARNLGKVDRDDYYDLQEVLTCLFKVIELGLFENPDIYGSSMIEKGKLILLPSHLYDTANYKNYWLGICMLLTVLEEQAMDSLLLGPDKQNDFMQSILHTMEAEAADDSTDPFWPALHCFMVILDQLGSKVWGQLIDPVQAFQTIINSESYNNEIKNIRSSFKRTKSEPEWDYDDDTVTCSQIVYNYNTEKPQKDTGWKTAICPDYCPNMYEDMQTLANVLQSDIGRDMRVHHSTFLWFIPFVQSLMDLKDLGVAYIVEVIHYLCSEIKNILNERIQQCDKISEFFLLILVSIIELHRNKKCLHLLWISSQEWVEAVVRCAKLPAIAFTRCTEKASGHCVRGSSAVSLQASNSVQHACVQLIRSLLREGYQIGQHALCKQYLDKLNLLLRGNLSLGWQLNIQETQELQICLKQVIRSIKGRALNTSVAAGNNANSTNLPTVSIKQEKSAGGDRCRMSVHGRGDLCSPFAVMSKEGGDEDCQENLFPTGKSTCEEECRDASESSSSWTSTEGLLNIKKEVNDWTTQEYICPQNALAARVCGNFQEDGNNDLVGGKCNKDNECFNPGAQHSDFRRGGELENKSEAEPTTPTCLAAQTHIGSPEHVHSSDLKESNMSPSSSLKFKVDVPRLMDLKNKIQKTECPSKVLQLVKPYKLKNCSLATSASKGEAKQPVFCTDYQCTSKDCHKHQGQSTVCENETSVNTPSSRCCESTQKKSVNSAFQSRLFPTKQIPKETPKDCSVSSKNEPGMQENEDGNDLLSGINDTLLKKESTDEKPSSLLKSVFKKDTDMQTSDREQPDLNDSVKYDSKSQISKIICMDKTSANSHVPSTSEKKRDMSSPAAQIRPLSVKCESSDRLFNFSEYFKTENNAVGKKEEDFMKTVSEDNTLTDSQVDKELSKLSLTAYAKSVNFPFDSSQESAVHHNVCDIKRKVKGAVRSSSDGQNTKSPCDVDCPDNQVIIISDSSDEGGVPNKKETKKIDEDVCPEKQPSTSSCISNSDSKIESKMPGALMSLEECESQYFEFETEYDVFSVWQDTQAYSMEETQEYKQGCVSTEVDSTSSDDFLNDCTNQWGYDVDYISDNTTEEAATDLAEKQIENVSRQIKSDNTNEVTNSALQESVSKGNAKDELEGFADKDTVAKDFTLDSELTQPRASTSSISLASKLALKKNSASPRKNIAKSEVARTVQRSPKASPVFKTAQNKKLLQSIPKNSQPARSMPAVVPPRKVRQCPAPTSTVEKLGLKKAPRKAFDLSQRSLESLAQLRSYGKAAGRVGVAQKQKVKLIAPRSLSIKHNKKMLACQDLQFLRQTRPPKSARVKNLAGSSESRNRKVSKVVVKTMKQKPKTFEWASVEGSVENQREEKRKEADSSSASERIFESLCVEEKTCLSQMPNSSGSNRKSEDNSMRVPPVPMDSSLFSVARVGDDKDEPPGGCCIVQPKCEKTTSKENGCKLNENSEDDDDLFLTQSDPVDMELCSKEESVQVNVEVGNKPEETGTAESLQQNESLTIVKCKYKDCVEKVEKPVEYCSKHSATSSEADHLFAKPFFMPPSKTRKPSTTKIFSSASSSRNAAFSKDLEDIKKLPPASKSKVNAAKPVVVRPPNAKGIPVGNQTCKSSSFSNVSQPRISNVLQSGNRQNDNASNISRRPAQEPYYSSFLGTQQRDHSIFVNEVLKWTYDMFMNLSQFGPPSTLLQSVVASVPVRFQGYNDYFNTFFPLMMLNAFETLAQEWIENQRVREEKSYYFYLQNFYADLNTAEFTAHFQESDLARQLNPKEDDLVFLVVQKEKDSFREESEVENHMVHHVGLVTRFGRASGCLTRQKEQHTICHLSVQTRGNLSFFINKQVKCVVVGSLVTTHRKFRGLLLLNRSPLLKPILNPSYSDFCPRDLPVASGSAVLDLNEYNEDQKRAIETAYAMVKQHPVLPKICLIHGPPGTGKSKTIVGLLSLVLRENTRNEKTTKKTNSKIKPNRFLVCAPSNAAVDELMKKIIIAFKEKCQNRQEPLGNCGDIKLVRLGAEKAINNEVRRFSLVKQVEHRMKRQPFDCDQDIQKKKAALDQKLDMLSRQRAMHRCEKRESQILDDEIGRLSKERQQLASQLKEVRGHSQKVQADIILEADIICCTLSTSGGNLLESAFSRLGVDPFSCVIVDEAGQSCEVETLIPLIHRCNKLVLVGDPRQLPPTVKSVFGT from the exons ATGAGCACATGTCGATGGTGTACACCTAGTGGTTCTGACACCACTGAGTTCCTGAAGAGCTATGCTTCTAAACAGTTGCCCCTGGAAGATTTTGAAGGATCCAATGATGATCTCTGCTACTGCTTGGAGTGTGTGGTTGAATACCACAAAGCAAGGGAGAAATTGCCAAGGTTGCATGAG GTCCTGTGGAAGTTGGAAACCTCCCGTCTTGTTGCCCACATTGAGAAATCCATGCGagaagaagatggagaagaTGATGAGTTGTTTATAGTGGATGAGAATGGAGAGACACCACTGTCTGGTTATGTGGGCCCAGATTTTGAGAATAACCTACGAGTGCCCCTCgtagaaatactgaaatatcCATATCTGCTGCTGCATGATAAAGTCA GTGAGCTGTGTGTGGAAGTGCTCTGTAGAATGGAACAAAGTCACAACTCCTTTCAGGTCTTTGAGAAATATCCAGGAATTTATCTCTTTTTGGTGCACCCGAATGAAGTG ATTCGTCGATGGGCCATCCTAACAGCAAGGAATTTAGGGAAGGTTGACAGGGATGATTATTATGACTTACAGGAAGTGCTGACTTGCTTGTTCAAAGTTATTGAGTTGGGGCTCTTTGAGAATCCAGATATTTACGGCTCTTCAATGATTGAAAAGGGTAAACTCATCCTTCTGCCATCTCATTTATATGATACTGCTAACTACAAGAACTATTGGCTAG ggATTTGTATGTTGCTAACAGTGCTGGAAGAACAAGCTATGGACTCCTTGTTACTGGGCCCAGACAAACAAAATGATTTCATGCAGTCTATACTTCACACCAtggaggcagaagcagctg ATGATTCTACTGACCCCTTCTGGCCAGCGCTACATTGTTTCATGGTTATTTTGGATCAGCTCGGATCTAAAGTGTGGGGTCAGCTTATTGATCCTGTCCAGGCCTTTCAAACCATTATCAACAGTGAGAGCTacaacaatgaaataaaaaatatacgCAGTAGCTTTAAGAG gACAAAATCTGAACCGGAGTGGGACTACGATGATGATACGGTTACTTGCAGTCAGATTGTTTATAATTATAACACAGAAAAGCCTCAAAAG gataCTGGATGGAAGACTGCCATTTGTCCAGACTACTGCCCCAACATGTACGAAGATATGCAAACACTGGCTAATGTGCTTCAGTCTGATATTGGCAGAGATATGCGTGTCCATCACAGCACATTTCTGTGGTTCATCCCTTTTGTCCAGTCACTTATGGATCTCAAGGACTTGGGTGTAGCATATATAGTAGAGGTCATTCACTACCTCTGCTCAGAAATCAAGAATATTCTCAATGAAAGAATCCAGCAGTGTGACAAAATCTCTGAATTTTTTCTCCTGATCTTGGTGTCCATTATTGAgctacacagaaataaaaagtgccTGCATTTGCTGTGGATTAGCTCCCAAGAATGGGTGGAAGCCGTGGTGAGATGTGCTAAGCTTCCAGCTATAGCATTTACACGATGCACTGAAAAAGCGTCTGGACATTGTGTGAGAGGTTCATCAGCGGTATCTTTACAAGCTTCTAACTCTGTGCAGCACGCGTGTGTGCAGTTGATACGCAGCCTTCTTAGAGAAGGCTATCAAATTGGGCAGCATGCTCTTTGCAAGCAGTACCTAGACAAACTCAATCTTCTTCTGCGAGGAAATCTATCTTTAGGTTGGCAACTGAACATCCAGGAAACCCAGGAATTACAAATATGTTTAAAGCAAGTTATAAGAAGTATAAAGGGCAGAGCATTGAATAcctctgtggctgcaggaaACAATGCAAACTCTACAAATTTGCCTACTGTTTCTATAAAGCAAGAGAAGAGTGCAGGTGGTGATAGATGTAGGATGAGTGTACATGGCAGGGGTGACCTTTGTTCACCATTTGCTGTCATGTCAAAGGAAGGTGGAGATGAAGATTGCCAAGAGAACCTGTTCCCTACTGGAAAGAGTACTTGTGAAGAGGAATGTAGAGATGCATCTGAAAGTTCAAGCTCTTGGACATCCACTGAAGGCCTCttgaatattaaaaaggaagttaaTGACTGGACAACTCAGGAATATATCTGCCCACAGAACGCTTTGGCAGCAAGAGTATGTGGGAACTTTCAGGAAGACGGGAACAATGATCTTGTGGGAGGGAAATGCAATAAGGATAACGAGTGCTTTAATCCAGGTGCCCAGCATTCAGATTTCAGAAGAGGTGGCGagttagaaaacaaaagtgaagcAGAACCCACAACACCAACATGCCTGGCTGCTCAAACTCATATTGGTTCTCCAGAACATGTTCACAGCTCAGATCTAAAGGAAAGCAATATGTCTCCCAGTTCCTCTTTGAAGTTTAAAGTAGATGTGCCTAGACTGATGGATTTGAAAAACAAGATACAGAAAACTGAATGCCCTTCAAAAGTATTGCAGCTAGTGAAGCCATACAAATTGAAAAACTGCAGTTTAGCAACAAGTGCTTCAAAAGGAGAGGCAAAACAACCTGTGTTTTGCACTGACTATCAATGTACGAGCAAAGATTGTCATAAACATCAGGGACAGAGTACTGTGTGTGAAAATGAAACCTCTGTCAATACTCCATCTTCGAGGTGTTGTGAAAgtacacagaagaaaagtgtCAACAGTGCGTTTCAATCCAGACTGTTTCCCACTAAACAGATACCAAAAGAAACACCAAAAGATTGTTCTGTCTCCTCTAAAAATGAACCTGGTATGCAGGAAAATGAAGATGGCAATGATTTGCTCTCAGGGATTAATGACACCTTACTGAAAAAAGAATCCACTGATGAAAAACCAAGTTCATTGTTGAAGTCTGTGTTTAAGAAAGACACTGACATGCAAACTTCAGACCGGGAACAGCCTGATTTAAATGACTCTGTTAAATATGACTCTAAAAGTCAAATTTCAAAGATCATTTGTATGGATAAAACTTCAGCAAACAGTCATGTTCCATCtacctctgaaaaaaagagggataTGTCCAGTCCTGCTGCTCAGATCAGGCCACTGTCAGTGAAGTGTGAATCAAGTGACAGGTTGTTcaatttttcagaatatttcaagACAGAGAACAATGCagtggggaagaaagaggaggatTTTATGAAGACGGTTTCTGAAGATAATACTTTAACAGACTCCCAGGTTGATAAAGAACTCAGTAAATTATCTTTAACTGCATATGCCAAAAGTGTCAATTTTCCCTTTGACTCAAGCCAAGAAAGCGCAGTACATCATAATGTATGTGATATTAAAAGGAAAGTGAAAGGTGCTGTAAGATCTTCCAGTGATGGCCAGAATACCAAGTCTCCCTGCGATGTAGATTGCCCTGACAATCAAGTCATCATAATTTCAGACTCTTCGGATGAAGGAGGTGTGCCtaacaagaaggaaacaaagaaaattgatgAAGATGTGTGTCCTGAAAAGCAGCCTTCAACTTCTAGCTGCATTTCTAATAGTGATAGCAAAATAGAATCAAAGATGCCAGGCGCTCTGATGTCTCTCGAAGAGTGTGAATCTCAGTACTTTGAATTTGAAACAGAATATGATGTCTTTTCTGTTTGGCAAGATACTCAAGCATATAGTATGGAAGAAACTCAGGAGTATAAACAAGGTTGTGTTTCAACAGAGGTTGACAGTACTAGTTCAGATGACTTCCTGAATGATTGCACGAATCAGTGGGGTTATGATGTGGATTACATAAGTGACAATACCACGGAAGAAGCAGCAACAGACTTGGCAGAAAAGCAGATAGAAAATGTGTCTCGTCAGATAAAATCTGATAATACAAACGAAGTAACTAATTCAGCACTGCAGGAATCTGTTAGCAAGGGAAATGCAAAAGATGAACTGGAGGGTTTTGCAGACAAGGATACTGTTGCTAAAGACTTCACCCTGGATTCAGAATTGACTCAACCCAGAGCATCTACATCTAGCATCTCATTAGCTTCAAAGTTGGCCCTTAAGAAGAATAGTGCAAGCCCACGGAAGAATATAGCAAAATCTGAAGTAGCAAGAACTGTTCAAAGAAGTCCTAAAGCCtctcctgtttttaaaacagcacaaaataaaaaactgcTTCAAAGTATTCCAAAAAATTCTCAACCTGCCAGGTCAATGCCTGCTGTGGTTCCTCCAAGGAAGGTTCGGCAGTGTCCTGCGCCAACATCAACTGTGGAAAAACTTGGTCTGAAGAAGGCACCCCGCAAAGCGTTTGATTTATCCCAGCGCTCTTTAGAGAGTCTAGCTCAACTGCGCAGCTATGGCAAAGCTGCAGGGAGAGTTGGAgttgcacagaaacagaaggttAAACTAATTGCTCCTCGGAGTTTGTctataaaacataataaaaaaatgttagccTGCCAAGACCTTCAGTTTTTAAGGCAGACGAGGCCCCCAAAAAGTGCCAGAGTGAAAAATCTTGCAGGAAGTTCTGaaagtagaaacagaaaagttagCAAAGTGGTTGTAAAAACTATGAAGCAAAAGCCTAAAACTTTTGAGTGGGCATCTGTTGAAGGGTCTGTTGAAAaccagagagaggaaaaaaggaaggaggctGACTCTTCCTCTGCCAGTGAGAGAATATTTGAAAGCCTGTGTGTGGAGGAGAAGACATGTCTTTCTCAAATGCCTAATTCTTCAGgttcaaacagaaaatcagaggATAACAGTATGAGGGTTCCTCCTGTACCTATGGATTCGAGTCTCTTTTCTGTTGCACGTGTTGGAGATGATAAAGATGAACCTCCAGGAGGATGTTGCATTGTCCAGCCCAAGTGTGAGAAGacaacttcaaaagaaaatgggtGTAAATTGAATGAAAACagtgaagatgatgatgatctGTTTTTAACTCAGTCAGATCCTGTGGATATGGAATTATGTTCTAAGGAGGAAAGTGTTCAAGTTAACGTTGAAGTTGGTAACAAACCAGAGGAAACTGGTACTGCTGAAAGCCTTCAGCAGAATGAATCCTTGACTATTGTGAAGTGTAAGTACAAAGACTGTGtggaaaaagtggaaaagcCAGTAGAGTACTGTAGTAAGCATTCAGCCACCAGCTCGGAAGCTGATCACTTGTTTGCCAAACCTTTTTTCATGCCACCTTCTAAAACAAGAAAGCCTTCCACTACCAAAATTTTCAGCTCAGCAAGTTCTTCACGGAATGCAGCCTTCAGCAAGGATCTCgaagatattaaaaagttaCCACCAGCttcaaaaagcaaagtgaaTGCAGCAAAACCAGTCGTGGTCAGGCCACCAAATGCAAAGGGTATTCCAGTAGGAAATCAAACCTGCAAGTCTTCAAGTTTCAGTAATGTGTCTCAACCCCGTATTTCTAATGTTCTCCAGTCAGGAAACAGACAGAATGACAATGCTTCAAATATTTCCAGAAGGCCTGCCCAAGAACCAtattattcttcctttcttggCACTCAGCAGCGTGATCATagtatttttgttaatgaagtTCTAAAGTGGACTTACGACATGTTTATGAACCTCAGCCAGTTTGGACCTCCAAGTACTCTCTTGCAGTCTGTAGTAGCTTCTGTTCCTGTCCGATTTCAGGGATACAATGactattttaatacatttttccccTTGATGATGCTAAATGCCTTTGAAACT CTGGCACAAGAGTGGATAGAAAACCAGAGAGTAAGAGAGGAGAAGAGTTACTACTTCTACTTACAGAACTTCTATGCTGACTTGAATACAGCAGAATTTACGG CTCATTTTCAAGAAAGTGATTTGGCAAGGCAGCTTAATCCAAAGGAGGATGACTTAGTCTTTTTGGTggtccaaaaggaaaaagacagctTTAGGGAAGAAAGTGAAGTGGAGAACCATATGGTGCATCACGTTGGTCTTGTGACACGATTTGGTCGTGCATCTGGCTGTTTAACTA GACAAAAGGAACAGCATACCATCTGTCATCTTTCTGTGCAAACTCGAGGCAATTTGTCTTTCTTCATAAATAAGCAAGTGAAGTGTGTGGTGGTTGGCTCCCTGGTGACCACACATCGAAAATTCAGAGGTCTACTACTATTGAACAGAAGTCCCCTGCTTAAACCCATCTTAAATCCAAGTTACAGTGACTTCTGTCCCAGAGACTTGCCTGTAGCTTCAGGAAGTGCT GTATTAGATCTGAATGAATACAATGAAGATCAAAAGAGAGCCATTGAGACAGCTTATGCCATGGTAAAGCAACATCCAGTGCTTCCCAAGATCTGCCTCATCCACGGCCCCCCTGGAACAGGGAAGTCTAAAACTATTGTTGGACTTCTGTCTCTTGTGTTGAGAGAA AACACTAGGAACGagaaaacaactaaaaaaacaaattccaaGATCAAGCCAAACCGTTTTCTAGTTTGTGCACCATCAAATGCTGCTGTTGATGAACTCATGAAAAAGATCATCATtgcatttaaggaaaaatgcCAAAACAGACAGGAGCCTTTGG GAAATTGTGGTGATATCAAATTAGTGCGACTTGGTGCTGAAAAAGCAATCAACAATGAAGTCCGGAGATTTAGCCTGGTTAAGCAAGTTGAACATAGAATGA AACGACAGCCATTTGACTGTGATCAGgatatacagaagaaaaaagcagctctggatCAAAAGCTGGACATGCTGTCTCGTCAGCGTGCCATGCACAGATGTGAGAAGAGGGAG AGTCAAATATTAGATGATGAAATTGGCAGACTTTCAAAGGAGAGACAACAGCTTGCTTCTCAACTAAAGGAG GTTCGGGGGCACTCTCAGAAAGTACAGGCAGATATCATCTTGGAGGCCGACATCATCTGCTGCACGCTTAGCACAAGTGGAGGAAATCTGCTGGAATCTGCATTTTCACGGCTAGGAGTGGATCCTTTCAGCTGTGTCATTGTGGATGAG GCAGGGCAGTCCTGTGAGGTTGAAACACTGATTCCGCTGATCCATCGCTGTAATAAACTTGTCCTTGTTGGAGATCCCAGACAGCTCCCTCCTACTGTAAAATCAGTA TTTGGGACCTAA